TTCTTAACAAGAAAGTGGTTTCCTGAAAAGTTATAGGAATGGGGCAGATAAACCGACATATATCCGGGAAGATCAATCTCCGCCAGGTCATCACGGGTTATAAACCCTACTTTAAGTACCGACCCGTCTTCTGTCATAGATACCGTGACCGGCACATTAAACTTTTTTTGCTCGCCCACAAAAGCTCCGATCAAGTCCTTGATAGAGGTGTAAATAATATTAACCAGGGGTATTTTCACCAGGTACCTCTCCAATTGATCAAAGAAAGGCCTCGTAATAAAGAAAGAAGCGAGATATCCCAAAAAAGTTATGTTAACAATAATTATTATTAAACCTAAACCAGGTATATTAACAGGTATAAGCCCATCCAGCCACTCAAGCGTTTCATAGATGATGTAAATAGTAAGTGCCAAAGGCACTACAAACAACAAGCCTCTAAAGAAATAGCTAATGAATCGATGAAAGGTAAACTTGCTCATAGTTCAGTGTTGTTAGTATATAAAAAAAGGGTTCCCAACCAGTAGAAACCCTTTTAACTATAATTGTTATCTTTTTGTTCTTAAAGAGCGATACCAATAAAAGATTTGAATGCAATCCCCATTAATCCCGTGATTAACATGGTGATACCCAAACCCTTCAATCCGGCAGGCACATTAGAATACTTCAGTTTTTCTCTTATAGCAGCAAGTGCCACGATAGCCAACATCCAGCCTATACCAGAGCCAAAGCCAAATACTGTAGCTTCAGAAAGCAGATAATCTCTTTGGATCATGAATAATGAGGATCCCAGAATAGCACAGTTAACAGCGATCAAAGGCAGAAATATACCTAATGAACCATAAAGAGAGGGTGAGAATTTCTCAATGATCATCTCTACCAGCTGAACCATAGCAGCTATAATGGCAATAAACATGATAAATTGCAGAAATTCCAGATTAACTTCTGTAAAACCAGCTCCAAGCCATGAGAGGGCACCTTCCTTTAATATGTACTCCTGTAGCAACCAGTTAACCGGCACGGTAATAGTTAATACAAATATAACTGCAGCTCCGAGGCCCACTGCCGTAGACACCTTTTTAGAAACTGCAAGGAAAGAACACATACCTAAGAAATAGGCAAAGATCATGTTCTCGATAAAGATGGATTTTATTCCTAAGCTTACTAATTCCATTTCTAAATACTTTTTAGTGTTCTACGTAACCTGTCTTAGATCTTTGTACCCAGATCAAAATACCTAATACCATAAATGCTCCAATGGAGTCAACCATTAATCCATTCGTAGCAAAATTGCTAATGCCTACTGCCTCGAAGATTTTAAAGTCAAATATAGATCCCGACCCGAACAGTTCTCTAAAGAAAGCCACTGTCAAAATGATCCATGCATAGCCGAAACCACTGCCTAATCCATCAAGTATGGAATCATAGGGCTTATTCCCCATGGCAAATGCCTCCAGTCTACCCATCACAATACAGTTAGTAATAATCAGACCTACGAAAGCTCCCAGGATCTTATACATTTCATAATTGTATGCTTTCAGCACCTCACTTACCAGTGTTACTAATGTCGCAATTACGGCCAGCTGCACAATGATCCTTACCCTGTTGGGAATGAGGTTTCTTAAAAGTGAAATAATAAGGTTGGAGAAAACCACCACAAAGACCACAGCTATAGCCATGATCAGGGTAGGTTCCATCTTTACGGTAACCGCCAGTGCAGAACAGATTCCAAGTACCTGTACGGTAATAGGGTTATCCTCATTAAGCGGATCAGATATTAATCTTTTTCTTCTTTTGGAAAGTAGGCCCTCAGCAGGTTTCTGAACGACTTCTTCCTTCTTTTGCTCTAAAGTTTCAGTACTCATAATATTATAGTATCTGTTTCTAAATGTCTCTTACTACAACTTTAAAGTGCAGCAACTGAGCCAGATTTTACTTTCTTAAAATAAGATTGATAATAATTAAGGTAATTTTTCAACATCACAT
This region of Fulvivirga ulvae genomic DNA includes:
- a CDS encoding DUF502 domain-containing protein, translated to MSKFTFHRFISYFFRGLLFVVPLALTIYIIYETLEWLDGLIPVNIPGLGLIIIIVNITFLGYLASFFITRPFFDQLERYLVKIPLVNIIYTSIKDLIGAFVGEQKKFNVPVTVSMTEDGSVLKVGFITRDDLAEIDLPGYMSVYLPHSYNFSGNHFLVKKSHVRPLHMNGTNAMKFVVSGGVSGLEEEKKRDAGL
- the nqrE gene encoding NADH:ubiquinone reductase (Na(+)-transporting) subunit E; this translates as MELVSLGIKSIFIENMIFAYFLGMCSFLAVSKKVSTAVGLGAAVIFVLTITVPVNWLLQEYILKEGALSWLGAGFTEVNLEFLQFIMFIAIIAAMVQLVEMIIEKFSPSLYGSLGIFLPLIAVNCAILGSSLFMIQRDYLLSEATVFGFGSGIGWMLAIVALAAIREKLKYSNVPAGLKGLGITMLITGLMGIAFKSFIGIAL
- a CDS encoding NADH:ubiquinone reductase (Na(+)-transporting) subunit D is translated as MSTETLEQKKEEVVQKPAEGLLSKRRKRLISDPLNEDNPITVQVLGICSALAVTVKMEPTLIMAIAVVFVVVFSNLIISLLRNLIPNRVRIIVQLAVIATLVTLVSEVLKAYNYEMYKILGAFVGLIITNCIVMGRLEAFAMGNKPYDSILDGLGSGFGYAWIILTVAFFRELFGSGSIFDFKIFEAVGISNFATNGLMVDSIGAFMVLGILIWVQRSKTGYVEH